The region TCTGATCTTCAAATCCAAAGAGGAGCTGGAGCGCAGTATATACATCTACTGCTTCCGGATGATTCATGATCCTCTGCAACAAGAGGAGCAGGCGGCTGGCAGAGAGCCCCGGGAGAAGCTGCGCAACCAGCTCGAAATCCTGCTCAGTCATGTATACGAGCTGCGCGAATTCCTGCAGCGCCAATTCCAGGATGTAGCCGGCCGGGGTGTATCCGAGATTCCCGATTGGGTGAAGCAGAACAACGCTGCCCTGCTGCGCTGGTTCCAGCATAAGCTGGAGCTCATGTACGGGCCAGAAATTCTGCCCTATGCAGGCGAGCTGTGCGTGCTCAGCCACGGCATGATCAGCTCCAGCATCAAGCTGTTGTTCGGCCAAGAGACTGTTGTCTCCATCCCTAAGCTGGCTGACCGGCTGGTGGACTGGCTGGACATTATGGTCGCCGGCCTGCTTGCCGGGCAGCCCGCCCCTCTGATCTCTTCCGCAGTCCTGGCCGGATGGGCCGAGGGTCAAGGAGAAGGGCCGCGCCAGAGTCCGCTTCAGCTGATCAAGGCGATGAAGCTCCTGCTCAGTGAAGCAGACGGGATCAGCCCCGAGCAGGCCGAAGACGGTCTGGAGTCCCTGGGCATTCTGGAGAGCGAAATCCTCACCACCCAGCCCCGGAAAGCGATCATTCAAGGGATGATTGCCAATCTCGAGGGGTTCCCCGGGCTGACCGGCGAGCTAAGTCAATTGAAGAAAGAACTCACACCCTATATGCACACTTCCTGCGGACTTCATTAAGGACAGATGCGGCACACCTGTAAGATCAAGAATACTTATACTGGAGGTTCCCTTTACTGATGAAAAGCCTTATTAATTTCTCTCTCCGCAACAAATTCGCCGTCTGGCTGCTGACGATCATTATTGTCTTCGCCGGTCTCTACAGCGGGATGACCATGAAGCAGGAGACCCTGCCTAACATTAGTATCCCTTATCTCAGCATTACTACTATTTATCCCGGAGCCGCACCCGAAGGCGTCGTGAATGACGTCAGCAAGCCGCTGGAGCAGAAGCTCCGCAATGTGGACGGCGTGAAGATGCTGACTTCCACCTCACTGGAGAACGCCTCCAGCGTCACCATAGAGTTCGACTATGGCACGAACCTGGACAACGCGACAGCAGCGGTGCGTGAGGCGCTGAACGAGGTGGCTCTGCCGGATAATGTGCAAAAGCCGCAAATCTCGCGCTTCAGCCTCAGCTCGCTGCCGGTCATCTCCCTCAGTATCTCGGATGAGAGCTCCGGCGATCTGGAGGAGCTGACCCGGGTTGCCGAGAATGATATCCGCCCGGCGCTGGAGGATATTGAAGGCGTCGCCTCTGTGCAGATTGCCGGACAATATGTCAAAGAAGTCTCCCTTAAGTTCAATCAGGAGAAGCTGAAGCAGTACGGACTGACCGAGGATACGATCAAAGGTATCATCCAGGCCTCCTCCCTGCGGGTGCCGCTCGGATTGTTCGAGATGGACAAAGCACAGAAGGCTGTTGTCGTTGACGGCAACGTCACTACAGTGGAGGACTTGCAGAATGTCCGCATTCCGCTCGTTCCTTCTGCTCCTGCGGCTGGTGCTGCGGGAGCTGGCGCGGCTGTTACAGGGGCCGGGGCCGCAGGCGGTGCACCTTCAGGCGGTGCCGGTGCTCCGGCTGGCGGTACGGGTGCCGGTGCCACAAGCGGTGCAGCTTCAGGCGGTGCCGGAGCTGCGGCTGGCAATGCCGGCGCGGGCGCGGGTGCCATGACCGGGCTGCCGACGGTGAAGCTGAGCGAGCTTGCTGCTATTGAAGTAGTCGGTAAATCGGAATCGATCTCCCGCACCAACGGCAAGGAATCCATCGGGATTCAGATTGTGAAGGCCAATGATGCCAACACCGTCGATGTCGTGAACGGGGTCAAGGACAAGACCGAAGAACTGAAGCAGCAATACAAGTCGATGGATCTCACCGTGCTGCTGGATCAAGGCAAGCCGATTGAGGATTCCGTGAACACGATGCTGTCCAAGGCCGCCTTCGGCGCCCTGTTCGCCGTGCTCATCATCCTGCTGTTCCTGCGCAATATCCGTTCTACCATTATTTCTATTATCTCGATTCCATTATCATTGCTGATCGCAGTATTATGCCTGCGGCAAATGGATATTACGCTGAATATGATGACGCTCGGCGCCATGACCGTGGCCATCGGGCGGGTAGTCGATGACTCCATCGTCGTCATTGAGAACATCTTCCGGCGGCTTACATTGTCCGGCGAGAAGCTGCGCGGCAGAGAGCTGATCAGCGCGGCTACCCGTGAGATGTTTGTGCCGATTATGTCTTCAACTATTGTGACGATTGCCGTCTTCCTGCCGCTCGCTTTTGTCAGCGGGATGGTCGGTGAGCTGTTCCTGCCGTTTGCTCTCACTATGGTATTCGCACTGCTGGCTTCACTGGTGGTTGCCATTACCCTGGTGCCTGCGCTGGCCCATACCCTGTTCCGTAACGGACTCAAGAAGGGGAAAAAGGGCCACGAAGACAAGCCCGGTGCATTGGCAGGCGGGTATGTCCGAATCCTGGACTGGTGTCTCTCGCATAAGCTGATCACCTTGGGTGTTGCTGTCCTGCTGCTGGCAGGCAGCCTGTTCCTGATCAAGCCGATCGGCGTAAGCTTCCTGCCTTCGCAGGAAGAGAAGAATGTTACACTCACCTTCTCCCCGAAGGCCGGGCAGACGCTGGAGGATGTGAAGGCACTGGGCCTGAAGGCGGAGAAATATATTCTGGCGCAGGAGCATCTGGATAAAATGCAATATTCGATCGGCGGCAGCGGCCCGTTCGGAATGGGCTCAGGCAATTCAGGCTTGTTCTATGTCACGTATGACAGCAATACCCCTGATTTTGATACCGTGAAGGAGAAGTTAATTGAAGGCTTAAGCCAAGAGGTGCCGGATGGCGTGTGGGGCGATCTGTCCGGTATGGCCGGAGGCGGACTCGGCGGCAGTACCCTTACTGTCAATATCTACGGCGATACGCTGGAGCAGCTCAAACCGGTAGCAGATGACATTGCCGGGATCGTTAAGTCAGATACCAAGAACTTCAAGGACGGGAAGACCAGCCTCTCTGAAGCCTACGATCAATATACCATCGTGGCGGATCAGGCCAAGCTTAGTTCTCTGGGTCTTACAGCCGGACAGCTTGCGATGAAGCTGAGCCCTGCCGGAACCCGGCCTGTACTGACTGAAGTAGAGCTGGACGGTAAGAATTACAAGGTCTACATTGAGACGGACAAGGATTCGTATAGCAGCATTGAAGAAATGAAGGCCGCCACGCTCACTTCGCCGCTGGGCCTTACCGTCCCGATTGGCGAGGTAGCAAGCATTGAACAGGGCCAGTCCCCGGATTCCATTACCCGTGAAGACGGCAAAATGAAAGTCGAGGTTACCGCCGACATTATCTCCAGTGACATTAATAGTGCGTCCAATGCTGTGCAGGATAAAATAGATGCTCTTGATCTCCCGGACGGCGTCACCATCACCTTCGGCGGAGTCACCGAGCAGATTAATGAGACCTTCGGGCAGCTTGGCATCGCCATGCTGGCGGCTATTGCGATTGTATACTTCGTGCTCGTAGTTACCTTCGGCGGCGGTCTGGCACCGTTCGCCATCCTGTTCTCCCTGCCGTTCACCGTCATCGGCGCACTTGTCGCCCTGCTCCTGGCTGGCGAGACCTTGAACGTCTCCGCACTGATGGGCGCACTGATGCTGATCGGGATAGTGGTCACCAATGCGATTGTCTTAATTGACCGCGTCATCCATAAGGAGCAAGAGGGGATGTCTACCCGCAAGGCGCTGCTTGAAGCCGGCGCTACGCGTCTTCGCCCGATTCTCATGACTGCGCTCGCGACCATTG is a window of Paenibacillus sp. FSL H3-0469 DNA encoding:
- a CDS encoding TetR/AcrR family transcriptional regulator, with translation MTAKSINKKEQIIKTAMQLFAVKGSSSTSMQEIAELCGISKGSLYLIFKSKEELERSIYIYCFRMIHDPLQQEEQAAGREPREKLRNQLEILLSHVYELREFLQRQFQDVAGRGVSEIPDWVKQNNAALLRWFQHKLELMYGPEILPYAGELCVLSHGMISSSIKLLFGQETVVSIPKLADRLVDWLDIMVAGLLAGQPAPLISSAVLAGWAEGQGEGPRQSPLQLIKAMKLLLSEADGISPEQAEDGLESLGILESEILTTQPRKAIIQGMIANLEGFPGLTGELSQLKKELTPYMHTSCGLH
- a CDS encoding efflux RND transporter permease subunit, with protein sequence MKSLINFSLRNKFAVWLLTIIIVFAGLYSGMTMKQETLPNISIPYLSITTIYPGAAPEGVVNDVSKPLEQKLRNVDGVKMLTSTSLENASSVTIEFDYGTNLDNATAAVREALNEVALPDNVQKPQISRFSLSSLPVISLSISDESSGDLEELTRVAENDIRPALEDIEGVASVQIAGQYVKEVSLKFNQEKLKQYGLTEDTIKGIIQASSLRVPLGLFEMDKAQKAVVVDGNVTTVEDLQNVRIPLVPSAPAAGAAGAGAAVTGAGAAGGAPSGGAGAPAGGTGAGATSGAASGGAGAAAGNAGAGAGAMTGLPTVKLSELAAIEVVGKSESISRTNGKESIGIQIVKANDANTVDVVNGVKDKTEELKQQYKSMDLTVLLDQGKPIEDSVNTMLSKAAFGALFAVLIILLFLRNIRSTIISIISIPLSLLIAVLCLRQMDITLNMMTLGAMTVAIGRVVDDSIVVIENIFRRLTLSGEKLRGRELISAATREMFVPIMSSTIVTIAVFLPLAFVSGMVGELFLPFALTMVFALLASLVVAITLVPALAHTLFRNGLKKGKKGHEDKPGALAGGYVRILDWCLSHKLITLGVAVLLLAGSLFLIKPIGVSFLPSQEEKNVTLTFSPKAGQTLEDVKALGLKAEKYILAQEHLDKMQYSIGGSGPFGMGSGNSGLFYVTYDSNTPDFDTVKEKLIEGLSQEVPDGVWGDLSGMAGGGLGGSTLTVNIYGDTLEQLKPVADDIAGIVKSDTKNFKDGKTSLSEAYDQYTIVADQAKLSSLGLTAGQLAMKLSPAGTRPVLTEVELDGKNYKVYIETDKDSYSSIEEMKAATLTSPLGLTVPIGEVASIEQGQSPDSITREDGKMKVEVTADIISSDINSASNAVQDKIDALDLPDGVTITFGGVTEQINETFGQLGIAMLAAIAIVYFVLVVTFGGGLAPFAILFSLPFTVIGALVALLLAGETLNVSALMGALMLIGIVVTNAIVLIDRVIHKEQEGMSTRKALLEAGATRLRPILMTALATIGALLPLVTGLENSAGIISKGLGVTVIGGLVSSTLLTLVVVPVVYEFLMKFRSKKTYE